The Halococcus sediminicola genome contains a region encoding:
- the dapA gene encoding 4-hydroxy-tetrahydrodipicolinate synthase produces the protein MTHDIDLDGVFPAMVTPFASDDSIDFDRLRAEARRLERAGVDGLVPVGTTGESATLSHDEHVSVVETVVETVSIPVIAGAGSNATREALALAERTRDAGADALLLISPYYNKPEPAGMEEHYRTIADAIDLPQVIYNVPGRTGRSIEIDTAAALADHPNIAGYKSASSDLGRLSELVERTREAAFAVLSGEDALTLPTLAAGGRGTISVAANVEPRRVSEMVHAALDGDFATARERHHELGPLFRALFWETNPIPLKEALSMRGHTSPSMRTPLSRLSAEHREELQEILDDLESEQLLEAER, from the coding sequence ATGACACACGACATCGACCTCGACGGCGTGTTCCCCGCGATGGTCACGCCATTTGCATCGGACGACAGCATCGATTTCGACCGACTCCGCGCGGAAGCCCGACGACTCGAACGGGCGGGCGTCGACGGGCTGGTCCCCGTCGGCACCACCGGCGAGAGCGCGACCCTCTCGCACGACGAACACGTTTCGGTCGTCGAAACAGTAGTCGAAACGGTCTCGATCCCCGTGATCGCGGGCGCTGGCTCGAACGCGACCCGTGAGGCACTCGCTCTCGCCGAGCGCACGCGGGATGCGGGTGCGGACGCCCTCCTCCTGATTTCGCCGTACTACAACAAGCCCGAACCCGCCGGAATGGAAGAGCACTACCGAACGATCGCCGACGCCATCGATCTCCCCCAAGTGATCTACAACGTGCCCGGGCGCACGGGCAGGAGCATCGAGATCGACACCGCGGCGGCGCTCGCCGACCACCCCAATATCGCCGGCTACAAGTCCGCGAGCAGCGACCTCGGCCGGTTGAGCGAACTCGTAGAGCGCACGCGCGAGGCGGCGTTCGCAGTTCTATCGGGCGAGGACGCGCTCACGCTGCCGACACTCGCGGCCGGTGGGCGTGGCACCATCAGCGTCGCGGCGAACGTCGAACCCCGACGGGTGAGCGAGATGGTCCACGCGGCGCTCGACGGAGATTTCGCAACTGCACGCGAGCGCCATCACGAACTCGGACCGCTCTTTCGAGCACTGTTCTGGGAGACCAACCCCATCCCGCTGAAGGAGGCGCTGTCGATGCGAGGGCATACGAGCCCCAGCATGCGCACGCCGCTCTCGCGGCTCTCCGCCGAGCACCGCGAGGAACTTCAAGAAATCCTCGACGACCTCGAATCCGAGCAGCTACTGGAGGCCGAACGGTGA
- the pan1 gene encoding proteasome-activating nucleotidase Pan1: MTDTVDDVDQPYDTEASQQEKIASLEDRIDILDSQNEEMRDKLLDANAENNKYRQKLERLTHENKKLKQSPLFVATVQEMTDDGVIIKQHGNNQEALTEVTDETREGIEPGSRVAVNNSLSIVTDLSDETDVRARVMEVQESPGVHYEDIGGLEEQMNEVRETVELPLESPEMFTDVGIEPPSGVLLHGPPGTGKTMLAKAVANQTDATFIKMAGSELVHKFIGEGAKLVRDLFEVAREHEPAVIFIDEIDAIASKRTDSKTSGDAEVQRTMMQLLSEMDGFEERGDIRIIAATNRFDMLDRAILRPGRFDRLIEVPKPNAEGREKIFEIHTRGMNLADDVEFEQLAADIAEASGADIKAICTEAGMFAIRDDRTEVRMEDFHEAWAKIDTDEDSDEVSKTFA; the protein is encoded by the coding sequence ATGACCGATACGGTGGACGACGTCGACCAACCATACGACACCGAAGCCTCACAACAGGAGAAGATCGCATCGCTCGAAGACCGCATCGACATCCTCGACAGCCAAAACGAGGAGATGCGTGACAAACTGCTCGATGCGAACGCCGAGAACAACAAGTACCGACAGAAACTCGAGCGGCTCACCCACGAGAACAAGAAGCTCAAGCAGTCGCCGCTGTTCGTCGCCACCGTCCAAGAGATGACCGACGACGGCGTCATCATCAAACAGCACGGCAACAACCAGGAAGCGCTCACCGAGGTCACCGACGAGACCCGCGAGGGGATCGAACCCGGCTCCCGGGTGGCGGTGAACAACTCCCTCTCAATCGTCACCGACCTCTCGGACGAGACCGACGTCCGAGCGCGCGTGATGGAGGTTCAGGAGAGTCCGGGCGTGCATTACGAGGACATCGGCGGTCTCGAAGAGCAGATGAACGAGGTTCGAGAGACCGTCGAGCTACCGCTCGAATCGCCGGAGATGTTCACCGACGTGGGCATCGAGCCACCCTCTGGCGTCCTGCTACACGGTCCACCGGGCACGGGCAAGACGATGCTCGCCAAGGCCGTCGCCAACCAGACCGATGCGACCTTCATCAAGATGGCCGGCTCCGAGCTGGTTCACAAGTTCATCGGCGAGGGCGCGAAACTCGTCCGCGACCTCTTCGAGGTCGCCCGCGAGCACGAGCCAGCGGTCATCTTCATCGACGAGATCGACGCCATCGCCTCCAAGCGAACGGACTCGAAGACCTCCGGCGACGCCGAGGTCCAGCGAACGATGATGCAGCTCCTCTCGGAGATGGACGGGTTCGAGGAGCGCGGCGACATCCGCATCATCGCCGCGACGAACCGCTTCGATATGCTCGACAGAGCGATCCTCCGTCCCGGCCGGTTCGACCGACTCATCGAGGTGCCCAAGCCGAACGCCGAGGGTCGCGAGAAAATCTTCGAGATCCACACGCGCGGGATGAACCTCGCCGACGACGTCGAATTCGAGCAGCTCGCGGCGGACATCGCCGAGGCCAGCGGCGCGGACATCAAGGCCATCTGTACCGAAGCCGGGATGTTCGCCATCCGCGACGACCGGACCGAGGTGCGGATGGAGGACTTCCACGAGGCGTGGGCGAAGATCGATACCGACGAGGACAGCGACGAGGTCTCGAAGACGTTCGCCTGA
- a CDS encoding 2,3,4,5-tetrahydropyridine-2,6-dicarboxylate N-succinyltransferase, which translates to MSLQSDIESLWERSEDGLTTSDAGTDERATLDEFLDALEAGEVRAAEQDSDGWVANEWVKQGILLNFSLRETQRREYGGVAYHDVLPLRSTGELGERGTRNTPDGTVVRRGAYVGDDAIMMSPSFVNAGAHVGDGTLVDSCDTIGSCAQVGADVKLGANTLIGGVLEPVENTPVIVEEGVSLGAGCRVTSGFVVGHDSVVGENTLLTPRIPVYDLVDEEVVYGHLPPERRAFTRFVESSIGEHDLFDGGAYKPAVVATAVEDRTLEATEREEALR; encoded by the coding sequence ATGAGTCTCCAGTCCGATATCGAGAGTCTGTGGGAGCGTTCGGAGGATGGATTGACGACGAGCGACGCCGGTACGGACGAGCGCGCGACGCTCGACGAATTCCTCGACGCGCTCGAAGCGGGCGAGGTGCGTGCTGCCGAGCAGGATAGCGACGGATGGGTGGCCAACGAGTGGGTCAAGCAGGGCATCCTGCTCAATTTCAGTCTGCGCGAAACCCAACGGAGAGAGTACGGCGGCGTGGCTTATCACGACGTGCTTCCGCTCCGTTCCACCGGTGAGCTCGGCGAGCGCGGTACCAGAAATACGCCCGACGGGACGGTCGTGCGGCGCGGCGCGTACGTCGGCGACGACGCGATCATGATGAGTCCGAGCTTCGTCAACGCGGGCGCACACGTCGGCGACGGCACACTCGTCGATTCCTGTGACACGATCGGGTCGTGTGCGCAGGTCGGCGCGGACGTCAAACTGGGTGCGAACACACTTATCGGCGGCGTGCTCGAACCCGTCGAGAACACGCCCGTGATCGTCGAAGAGGGCGTCTCGTTGGGTGCTGGCTGTCGCGTTACCTCGGGGTTCGTCGTCGGCCACGACTCGGTGGTCGGCGAGAACACGCTGCTCACGCCGCGGATTCCGGTCTACGACCTCGTCGATGAGGAGGTCGTCTACGGCCATCTGCCACCGGAGCGTCGCGCGTTCACCCGCTTCGTCGAGTCCTCGATTGGCGAGCACGACCTCTTCGACGGCGGGGCGTACAAGCCGGCGGTGGTGGCGACGGCCGTCGAGGACAGAACGCTGGAGGCGACCGAGCGCGAGGAGGCGCTTCGATGA
- the dapF gene encoding diaminopimelate epimerase — MNVEKYHGTGNDFFIIDASEPVADRRRLAIEFCDGETGLAVGERTGADGVLFLALETGYASPRVVMTLVQPDGSTAPMCGNGARCAAAWAAERTDTETVMVDTQAGTRRATVGDEVTIEMGSPTFAPEAVPLAGDESLVEGSVGDLSVTAVDTGVPHAVAFVDDVATTDLATLAPPVRHADRFPRGANVTLASPRGDGFDQRTYERGVEGETRSCGTGAVAVAAVARELDLTEHDSIDVHPPGGRLAVRFTDRGATLAGPTEREFAGRVSRGPSPTVETDEAAGD, encoded by the coding sequence ATGAACGTCGAGAAATACCACGGGACTGGCAACGACTTCTTCATCATCGACGCGAGCGAACCCGTCGCCGACCGGCGGCGGCTCGCGATCGAGTTCTGTGACGGCGAGACGGGGCTCGCGGTCGGCGAGCGGACGGGGGCCGACGGCGTGCTCTTCCTCGCGCTCGAAACGGGCTATGCCTCGCCGCGCGTGGTGATGACGCTCGTCCAGCCCGACGGCTCGACCGCGCCGATGTGCGGCAACGGCGCGCGCTGTGCGGCGGCGTGGGCGGCCGAGCGCACCGATACCGAGACTGTGATGGTCGACACGCAGGCGGGCACCCGGCGCGCGACCGTCGGTGACGAGGTGACCATCGAGATGGGAAGTCCGACGTTCGCGCCCGAAGCCGTGCCGCTCGCCGGCGACGAGTCACTGGTCGAGGGGTCGGTCGGGGACCTGTCCGTGACGGCAGTCGATACGGGCGTGCCCCACGCCGTGGCGTTCGTCGACGACGTTGCGACCACCGACCTCGCAACGCTCGCGCCGCCGGTACGCCACGCCGACCGCTTCCCGCGTGGCGCGAACGTCACGCTCGCCAGTCCTCGTGGGGATGGCTTCGACCAGCGCACCTACGAGCGCGGCGTCGAGGGCGAGACGCGCTCGTGTGGCACCGGCGCGGTGGCAGTCGCGGCGGTCGCGCGCGAACTCGATCTCACCGAGCACGACTCCATCGACGTGCATCCGCCGGGCGGCCGGTTAGCGGTTCGGTTTACCGACCGCGGTGCGACGCTCGCCGGCCCCACGGAACGGGAGTTCGCGGGGCGCGTTTCGAGAGGGCCGTCGCCGACTGTCGAAACCGACGAGGCCGCGGGCGACTGA
- a CDS encoding M20 family metallopeptidase, producing the protein MGFDPIAFLETAVETPSHEDIDPMRALLCDRLAEHGVEPTVDDGGSVLATRGSSGPHIVLNTHLDTVVPHVPAERDDDVLHGRGACDAKGPLAAMMAAFLDCEPDRGRLTLAVTPDEETYSTGAAALVPGLGLDGARGDAVIVGEPTGLDVCTAGKGRFEGAVTIDGESAHAAEPHTGENAIESAAPVIGALAEFGEHSETLAAHPDLGEPTLTPTVVEGGTATNRVPAGCDIVVDRRSVPPETAMEFERALDEYLRERLDSPVSFALTERETPFLEAFETPSDSAVVEAFRNAECETRPFTAATEASYFAPEAPTVVFGPGVLADADGPVAHAEREYVRLPEVERAGELLGDVLASLFRETGT; encoded by the coding sequence ATGGGATTCGATCCGATCGCGTTCCTCGAAACGGCCGTCGAGACTCCCTCACACGAGGACATCGACCCGATGCGCGCGCTGCTGTGCGACCGACTCGCCGAACACGGCGTCGAGCCGACCGTCGACGACGGGGGAAGCGTGCTGGCGACGCGCGGCAGCAGCGGGCCGCACATCGTCCTGAACACCCATCTCGATACGGTCGTGCCGCACGTGCCCGCCGAGCGGGACGATGACGTACTCCACGGCCGGGGGGCCTGCGATGCAAAGGGACCACTCGCGGCGATGATGGCGGCGTTTCTCGACTGCGAGCCCGATCGGGGACGGCTCACGCTCGCGGTGACGCCGGACGAGGAGACCTACTCGACGGGGGCGGCGGCGCTCGTTCCCGGACTCGGCCTCGACGGAGCGCGCGGCGATGCGGTCATCGTCGGCGAACCCACAGGGCTGGACGTCTGTACCGCTGGAAAGGGGCGTTTCGAGGGCGCGGTGACGATCGACGGCGAGAGCGCACACGCCGCCGAACCGCACACTGGCGAGAATGCCATCGAATCGGCTGCGCCCGTCATCGGAGCGCTCGCCGAATTCGGCGAGCACTCCGAGACGCTCGCGGCCCACCCCGACCTCGGCGAGCCGACGCTCACCCCGACGGTCGTCGAGGGTGGAACGGCGACCAATCGGGTGCCCGCCGGCTGCGACATCGTCGTCGACCGGCGGAGCGTGCCGCCCGAGACGGCGATGGAGTTCGAGCGTGCGCTCGACGAATACCTCCGCGAACGGCTGGACTCGCCCGTGTCGTTCGCGCTGACCGAGCGCGAGACGCCGTTCTTGGAGGCCTTCGAGACACCGTCCGATTCGGCGGTAGTGGAAGCGTTTCGGAATGCTGAGTGTGAGACACGTCCGTTCACCGCCGCGACCGAGGCGTCGTATTTCGCCCCCGAGGCCCCCACAGTCGTATTCGGGCCGGGTGTCCTCGCCGACGCGGACGGTCCGGTGGCCCACGCCGAGCGCGAGTACGTCCGTCTTCCAGAGGTCGAGCGCGCGGGCGAACTGCTCGGCGACGTGCTCGCGTCGCTCTTCCGGGAGACTGGGACTTAA
- a CDS encoding PUA domain-containing protein, protein MNDVARLRTVADYQFGAGAGRALFPENGTFTVRRSRTGRPQQVFADGERLVSYGTDGRFTLGLAGGERLRTTLAAPRGRVVVGAESDPFVREGKNAFAKFVRESDPAIRPGDAVCIVDPDDDLLGVGRAELSATAMADFSTGVAVKTREGAEK, encoded by the coding sequence ATGAACGACGTCGCACGGCTACGCACGGTCGCCGACTACCAGTTCGGCGCGGGGGCCGGACGGGCACTGTTTCCCGAAAACGGGACGTTCACGGTGCGGCGCTCGCGGACCGGCCGGCCACAGCAGGTCTTCGCCGACGGCGAGCGCCTCGTTTCCTATGGTACTGACGGCCGCTTCACGCTCGGTCTCGCGGGCGGCGAACGACTTCGAACGACACTCGCCGCGCCACGGGGACGGGTCGTCGTCGGCGCGGAGAGCGATCCCTTCGTCAGGGAAGGCAAGAACGCCTTTGCGAAGTTCGTCCGCGAGAGTGATCCGGCCATCAGACCCGGCGACGCGGTCTGTATCGTCGACCCGGACGACGACCTCCTCGGTGTCGGACGGGCAGAACTGTCGGCGACGGCGATGGCGGACTTTTCGACTGGTGTCGCCGTCAAGACGCGCGAGGGAGCCGAAAAATAG
- a CDS encoding LabA-like NYN domain-containing protein: MSNVVHSAQRVAVLVDSQNLYHTTQSVYSRNIDYAELLDEAVDGRELTRAIAYVIQANSPDEDSFFEALENIGFETKIKEIKTHADGSKTADWDVGMILDAVTLAPHLDSIVICTGDGDFSRLCSHLRHAGVRVEAMAFGESTSEELVGAADAFTDLSERSERFLL; this comes from the coding sequence ATGTCGAACGTCGTGCACTCGGCCCAGCGCGTCGCGGTGCTGGTCGACTCCCAGAACCTCTATCACACCACGCAAAGCGTGTATTCGCGCAACATCGACTACGCCGAACTCCTCGACGAGGCCGTCGACGGACGTGAACTCACTCGCGCCATCGCGTACGTCATTCAGGCGAACTCACCCGACGAGGACAGTTTCTTCGAGGCGCTCGAGAACATCGGCTTCGAGACCAAGATCAAGGAGATCAAGACCCACGCCGACGGCTCCAAGACGGCCGACTGGGACGTCGGGATGATCCTCGATGCGGTGACGCTCGCGCCCCATCTCGACAGCATCGTCATCTGTACGGGCGACGGCGACTTCTCTCGGCTCTGTTCACACCTGCGCCACGCGGGCGTCCGCGTCGAGGCGATGGCCTTCGGCGAATCGACCTCGGAAGAACTCGTCGGTGCCGCCGACGCCTTCACCGACCTCTCGGAGCGTTCCGAGCGCTTCTTACTCTAA
- a CDS encoding cytochrome P450, translating into MSSADPQGLQAFPEALSEPDAWLEPFDWYREMREESPVRYDAARGSWDVFRHADVKRVISDDETFSVNPRTASDFVEPEGEGGGLILDTMLFQDPPRHDDLREIVDDAFSPRTVAELEPRLRELMADLMDDALAANDGEMDLVEELSYPFPVIVIAELLGVPVEDRAQFKEWSDSLVAAASDEETAERQQQSQREMAMYFLDLIQQRREEPRDDLLSTIATAELSDGSKLPQEEALGMCMLLLIAGNITTTNLITNAVRCFGNQDLLSELAGDENAIGTAIEEVLRYRAPVQAMTRVARSDVSLGDATIEEGDRVVAWLGSANRDGRAFENADEFAVDRAPTGHLGFGHGTHYCLGAPLARLEARVALSEILSLDGLALADADLSPTRSSFIYGVESLPIRYEGR; encoded by the coding sequence ATGAGTTCCGCAGACCCGCAGGGATTACAGGCGTTCCCCGAGGCACTCTCCGAACCCGACGCGTGGCTCGAACCGTTCGATTGGTACCGCGAGATGCGCGAGGAATCACCCGTCCGCTACGACGCTGCACGCGGCTCGTGGGACGTTTTCCGGCACGCCGACGTCAAACGAGTCATCAGCGACGACGAGACGTTCTCGGTGAACCCGCGCACCGCGAGCGATTTCGTCGAACCCGAGGGTGAGGGAGGGGGTCTCATCCTCGACACGATGCTGTTTCAGGATCCGCCGCGCCACGACGACCTCCGGGAGATCGTCGACGACGCCTTCAGCCCGCGGACGGTCGCCGAGCTGGAGCCACGCCTGCGCGAACTCATGGCCGACCTCATGGACGACGCGCTCGCGGCCAACGACGGCGAGATGGACCTCGTCGAGGAACTGTCCTACCCGTTCCCGGTCATCGTCATCGCCGAGCTACTGGGGGTCCCCGTCGAGGACCGCGCGCAGTTCAAGGAGTGGTCCGATTCGCTCGTCGCCGCGGCGAGCGACGAGGAGACGGCCGAGCGCCAACAGCAGAGCCAGCGCGAGATGGCGATGTACTTCCTCGATCTCATCCAGCAGCGCCGCGAGGAGCCTCGCGACGACCTCCTCTCGACGATCGCGACCGCCGAGCTATCCGATGGCAGCAAACTTCCACAGGAGGAGGCGCTCGGGATGTGTATGTTGTTACTGATCGCCGGCAACATCACCACGACGAACCTCATCACGAACGCCGTGCGCTGTTTCGGCAATCAGGACCTCCTTTCCGAGTTGGCGGGCGACGAGAACGCCATCGGCACGGCCATCGAAGAGGTGCTTCGCTATCGGGCACCCGTGCAGGCGATGACCCGCGTCGCGCGCAGCGACGTGAGTCTCGGCGACGCGACCATCGAAGAGGGCGACCGCGTCGTGGCGTGGCTCGGCTCGGCGAACCGCGACGGGCGCGCCTTCGAGAACGCCGACGAGTTCGCCGTCGACCGCGCGCCGACCGGCCATCTCGGCTTCGGCCACGGCACCCACTACTGTCTCGGCGCGCCGCTGGCCCGCCTCGAAGCGCGGGTCGCGCTCTCCGAGATCCTCTCGCTCGACGGGCTGGCGCTCGCGGATGCGGACCTCTCGCCGACGCGCAGTTCGTTCATCTACGGCGTCGAGTCGCTGCCGATCCGCTACGAGGGGCGCTGA
- the dapB gene encoding 4-hydroxy-tetrahydrodipicolinate reductase: MTAVGVTGATGTMGTTVVETAADREDVDVRFAVNRSPDDERVAGQQVRAAADLPTLLAEHTPDAVVDFTGPASTTEYAAACAEAGVSFVTGTTGFDADERTALRESAERVPLLWATNFSQGVHALGEALADVTGTLSDYDIEMTETHHNRKRDAPSGTAATLLDGIDAASEREHDRTYGREGDQPRADDEIGVHVRRAGGIRGEHEVLFAGNDEVLTFTHRAESRGVFASGALDAAIWLAGRDPGRYEFEEVLA, from the coding sequence GTGACGGCAGTCGGCGTCACGGGTGCAACGGGCACGATGGGAACGACAGTAGTGGAGACGGCCGCCGACCGCGAGGATGTGGACGTGCGTTTCGCGGTCAATCGCTCGCCCGACGACGAGCGCGTCGCCGGCCAGCAGGTGCGCGCGGCGGCCGACCTGCCCACGCTGCTCGCCGAGCACACCCCCGACGCGGTAGTCGATTTCACCGGTCCCGCCTCGACTACTGAGTACGCCGCGGCCTGTGCGGAGGCGGGCGTCAGCTTCGTCACCGGAACCACGGGCTTCGACGCAGACGAACGCACGGCGCTCCGCGAGAGCGCCGAGCGGGTCCCCCTGCTGTGGGCGACGAACTTCTCGCAGGGGGTCCACGCGCTTGGCGAGGCACTCGCCGACGTCACGGGGACGCTTTCGGACTACGACATCGAGATGACCGAAACTCATCACAATCGCAAGCGTGACGCACCGAGCGGGACGGCGGCGACGCTGCTCGACGGTATCGACGCGGCGAGCGAACGGGAACACGACCGAACCTACGGCCGCGAGGGTGACCAGCCACGTGCCGACGACGAGATCGGCGTTCACGTCCGCCGCGCGGGTGGCATCCGTGGCGAACACGAGGTGCTCTTTGCGGGCAACGACGAGGTGCTCACGTTCACCCATCGCGCAGAAAGTCGAGGAGTGTTCGCCTCGGGCGCGCTCGATGCGGCGATCTGGCTCGCCGGGCGCGACCCCGGACGTTACGAGTTCGAGGAGGTGCTCGCATGA
- a CDS encoding transcription initiation factor IIB, with protein MEGTTHIRQREPSEQDERATEDVTTDETERVCPECGGRLVEDSAHGETTCAECGLVVSAEEIDHGPEWRAFDSAERDRKKRTGAPTTKMMHDKGLSSQIGWQNKDAYGNALSSRKRQQMQRLRTWDERFRTRDSKERNLKQALGEIERMASALGVPKDVRETASVIYRRALAEDLLPGRSIEGVATAALYAGIRQTGLPRSVEEVGAVARVDEMEFKRAYRYINQELDLEIGPPNPKQYVSRFASDLDVSEETERRARELLNAAEAQAVHSGKSPVGLAGAALYAAGILTNRKLTQDDVSEVAEVSNVTIRNRYHELMEVAEDTDANGPSAAAA; from the coding sequence TTGGAAGGCACTACACACATCCGACAGCGAGAACCGAGCGAACAGGACGAACGAGCCACCGAGGACGTCACCACCGACGAGACCGAGCGGGTCTGTCCCGAGTGTGGTGGCCGACTGGTCGAGGATTCGGCCCACGGCGAGACCACCTGCGCGGAGTGCGGGCTGGTCGTCTCCGCCGAGGAAATCGACCACGGTCCCGAGTGGCGCGCGTTCGATAGCGCCGAGCGCGACCGGAAGAAACGCACCGGCGCACCAACCACGAAGATGATGCACGACAAGGGGCTGTCGAGCCAGATCGGCTGGCAGAACAAGGACGCCTACGGCAACGCCCTGAGTTCGCGCAAGCGCCAGCAGATGCAGCGTCTCAGGACGTGGGACGAACGCTTTCGCACCCGCGACTCGAAAGAACGCAACCTCAAGCAGGCACTCGGCGAGATCGAGCGCATGGCCTCCGCACTGGGGGTCCCGAAGGACGTCCGCGAGACCGCCTCGGTCATCTACCGCCGCGCGCTCGCCGAGGACCTGTTGCCTGGGCGCTCCATCGAGGGCGTCGCGACGGCCGCACTCTATGCGGGCATCCGACAGACGGGTCTCCCGCGAAGCGTCGAGGAGGTCGGGGCGGTCGCGCGCGTCGACGAGATGGAGTTCAAGCGCGCCTACCGCTACATCAATCAGGAACTCGACCTCGAAATCGGCCCGCCGAACCCCAAACAGTACGTCTCGCGGTTCGCGTCCGATCTCGACGTGAGCGAGGAGACCGAACGCCGGGCGCGCGAACTGCTCAACGCCGCCGAGGCACAGGCCGTCCATAGCGGCAAGAGTCCCGTCGGGCTGGCCGGTGCGGCGCTCTACGCCGCCGGCATCCTCACTAACCGCAAACTCACCCAAGACGACGTCAGCGAGGTCGCCGAAGTCAGCAACGTCACCATCAGAAACCGCTACCACGAACTGATGGAGGTCGCCGAGGACACCGACGCCAACGGCCCGTCCGCGGCGGCCGCCTAG
- the lysA gene encoding diaminopimelate decarboxylase gives MTSAAVATNPPVRRLGDWSAARLRDLADEYETPLYVVDVERVRENAARLREAFPDADIDYAVKANSRKSVLETIAETGFGAECASAGEVVRAGEAEFSDVRYTAVNPPARDLDRVVEYADDNEITITIGALDTLDRLEERGWSGTVYVRVNPAIGAGHHAKVRTGTDPKFGIPAGRAREAVVDADERGFTVAGIHAHAGSGILDAEDLAAHRALVERVSELAGDIADAGIALDAVSVGGGFGVPYRESEPPLDIHALARATREAFTADARLGIEPGRYCVADAGVLLARVNTVKPTPETTVVGVDAGMTTLARPALYDAFHEIRSLVPDAEGRETVAATVTGPVCESSDVLGRDRELPAPERGNLLGIGNAGAYGYEMANTYNARPRPAVVALDGADSELCVRRETVADLGRLES, from the coding sequence ATGACGAGTGCTGCCGTAGCGACGAACCCACCAGTTCGACGGCTCGGCGACTGGTCGGCTGCGCGCCTGCGCGACCTCGCCGATGAGTACGAGACGCCGCTGTACGTCGTCGACGTCGAGCGCGTACGCGAGAACGCCGCACGCCTCCGAGAGGCGTTCCCGGACGCCGATATCGACTACGCGGTGAAGGCGAACTCCCGAAAGTCGGTACTTGAAACGATTGCCGAGACGGGTTTCGGGGCCGAATGCGCTTCGGCGGGCGAGGTCGTCCGTGCGGGCGAGGCGGAGTTTTCCGACGTGCGCTACACGGCCGTCAATCCACCGGCGAGGGACCTCGACAGAGTGGTCGAATATGCCGACGACAACGAGATCACCATCACAATCGGCGCGCTCGACACGCTCGACAGGCTCGAAGAGCGCGGCTGGTCGGGCACAGTCTATGTGCGCGTTAATCCCGCTATCGGCGCGGGTCACCACGCGAAGGTGCGGACGGGCACCGACCCGAAGTTCGGGATTCCAGCCGGACGGGCGCGGGAGGCGGTCGTCGACGCCGACGAGAGGGGATTCACGGTCGCGGGAATCCACGCCCACGCCGGCAGCGGCATCCTCGACGCCGAGGACCTCGCGGCCCACCGCGCGCTGGTCGAGCGGGTGAGCGAACTCGCTGGCGACATCGCCGATGCGGGCATCGCTCTCGACGCCGTGAGCGTCGGCGGCGGGTTCGGGGTTCCCTATCGTGAATCCGAACCGCCGCTCGATATCCACGCTTTGGCTCGCGCGACCCGCGAGGCGTTCACTGCGGACGCCCGACTGGGCATCGAGCCGGGTCGGTATTGCGTCGCGGACGCGGGCGTGCTCCTTGCCCGTGTGAACACCGTGAAGCCGACACCCGAGACGACCGTGGTCGGCGTCGATGCCGGGATGACCACCCTCGCCCGCCCGGCGCTCTACGACGCTTTCCACGAAATCCGCTCGCTCGTGCCGGATGCCGAGGGGCGAGAAACGGTCGCAGCGACCGTCACCGGGCCAGTCTGCGAGTCGAGCGACGTGCTCGGGCGCGACCGTGAGCTACCCGCGCCGGAGCGCGGCAATCTGCTGGGAATCGGCAACGCCGGCGCGTACGGCTACGAGATGGCGAACACCTACAACGCCCGGCCCCGGCCGGCGGTCGTCGCGCTCGATGGAGCGGATTCCGAACTGTGCGTGCGCCGCGAGACGGTTGCGGACCTCGGGAGGCTCGAATCATGA